CTGCAGGCGCACACGCGTGCCGTCAAGGAGCACCACTGCGACAAGTGCGGCGCCGTGTTCAAGTGGCGCAGCCAGCTCCTGGTCCACGAGCAGGTGCACCAGGTGATAGAGGGAAAGGCCGGCCTGCCCCCGCCCGCTGGCCTGCCCGTGCTGAGCCCGCTACCCGAGGCGCTCATCGGCGAGCCGCGAGTCTCGTTCGACCAGGCCCTCCAGCTGGGCGCCTTGGCGGGCCACTTCCTGCAGCCGGGGTCGCTGCCTAACATCGCCATGAGCATGCCGCTCGCCATGCCCCCGACGACCTCGGTGGCGCCGACCTCGACCTCCTCGGTGCCGGAGTTCACGTCGCCGCACTGCGCTGCACCGCCGCCACCACAACGCGGCCCCGGCGGCGGCGGTTCCAAGGGCGGCTCGTCGTGCCCGTCGTCGAGCCAGGAGGCGGGCATGCGGCTGCCCTTCCAGTGCAGCTACTGCAGCAAGTCGTTCGACCGCATCTTCTCGCTGCAGCGCCACGAGCGCATACACACGGGCGTCAAGCCGTGCTACTGCAAGGCTTGCGGGCGCGGCTTCAGCGAGCGTCGCAACCTGCGTCACCACATCATCCGCTTCCACTCGGACGTCAGCCAGCGGGACCAGCTGCGACGGCGCCGACGCGCGGCGGCCGCTAGGAGCCGCGCCGCGGCGGTGcctgccggcggcggcggcgccaacGGAGGCGTCGCTGCCAGCGGAGGTGGTGACCCCGCCGACGACAACCCGCAGGGCTCCCTCAAGCTGGTGTCCTTCCTCAAGAAGACGGCTGTACGCATCCTCAACTCGGTGGACCAGAGcaaggaggaagacgacgaggacgaccTGGAGGACATGGATGATCTTGAGGACAAAGCCGATGGCGACTTGGACGACGAGGATGACTTGAGGGCTGGGGATGACTGTGGCTTTGCTGAGAATGGAAGCCCAGACGGCTTCAAGGAAGACCACAGGATGGACGGCAGCAACCCCGAGGTGTCCGACGAAGAAGGAGCTAGTCCAATGGCGTCTGAGATGCCAGTAGCACTTTGCATGAAAGACAATGGGAGCCCCGTTTGCTCAATTGAGGCAGATAGAAAGGCTGATGACGAAGAGGGCGAAGAGGACAACAAAACCATCATCTATCCTTTGGAGGCCATGCCCATGGCGACAGCACCTGTTGAACCGGCACAGGCGGATGAGAAAAGTGGTGGCGATGGTCCTTTGTCCTCGCAAGACTTGGACGCTAGTAACGAAGAACTGAGGCGGCCAGCTACGGGCAACAGGCGAAAGAAGGGAAGGCCAATGCGCTATGGTCCAGCAGTTGTGGAAACAAGTGAGGACTGTGGTAGTGACAAAGGAGTTGAAGAAGGTGCCCGTGAAGTTAAGGATATGGAATCTGAAACCAGTGAAGAAAGAGTTGCTGAGGACGAAGTTAACCCATATACAAAGGAGGAAATGGCAGCCTGGATGCAGCTTGGCAAAGCAGCAGGTAAACCTCACTATTTTGCAAATCTTGTCTCTAACGATACTGCAGTTCACACAGGTTTTTGATGCACAGCTAATACTGCAAATACATGTGTAATTGTGTTGGCAATGGTGGTGGCTCTGATGATAGTGCTGTATGAAGCATCTGTGACCAGCCATAATATAGTCTCACATTTCTGATTATATACTGGATCACTTTAAATGTTTTCTGACATCATACATTGAGGACATTGGTGTAGAGGCTGACACCACAAAGGCAGAATTGTTCACATTTTTCAAGAGCATAAGCATTCAAGGTAACCATGGATAATTAAGCATACAAAGTAACCATGAAAGCACAACTACTTTGGATATTCCGGATATTCATCTCGGATGTCCCACAGTCTACACTCGATGTTTGATATCCACAGGCATTCAGAGGGTAACAGTTTTAAACAAGATTGAAAAAATCAGGCGTGAATAACACAGACATAAGAAAGATCAGGACAATACAAATGCTGCCTTATCTTAAAGGAATCCCTATGAACTTACTCAGCTTTCTATTGTTTTAAATGTCGGACAATGCAAGAAATTGTTTAAAGACTATTAAAAATCTTTCTATTTCGCAGCCTAGACAAACCAAATCGTACAACATGCTTGTCCATATTCAGCTAATGCAAGATGTGCACTAATTCCGCACTGCATGGCTGTGTATAAGGAACTAAAAAAATTTTGCTATTGCACTTCTGGCCAAGGTGGTACGATGGCTAAATTTAATATTTGGTTTCAGCAAAAATAATCGTTCTGCTCTACATAAGGTTATGGTGAAAATGATTGTGCTTTATATTAATTGAATTGAAAACCGACCATAGTGGCTCAGTGAGATATCCAGATTTTAAGAAGCTCCTCCCACCTAAGGAAAACACCTTTAGGAGGGATGTCTTTCCTATAGAGGACTTGGGAGGACTCCCTAACCTGGGAGGACCTTCGTAGGTGGTTTCAAGTTAGTGTATATAACTTTGCTGTTAATAAATGCACTATGCTTTCTGTTTAAAAAGGGTCTCATTATATTTTATATTCTGGGTCTTTTGAAGGAGCATTACAACATAGGGGAAGTCCTCTCTCGCATAGGAAGTCCTCAACACAAAGTGCCTCTCTAGAATGCCATGTCCATTGCTATCATGCTCACTTATTAGTTTCCAGCAATGACTACCCAAACATGACTCCAGGTTAAATGCAAGTTTCCTTCAGATTTCTCAACATGACCACTGTAGGAGTTGGTGCTGTGGACAGAAAAACTTGTTGCACTATAAAAAACATTGCTACCTTAAAGATCACAGGTCGGTCACCAGCCCTCGGTATGCCTAAACTCTTTACCCATTAAAGATTGTGTTCAACATAGGGCTCACGCAGCCGTGCTTAGCCCCACCATATGCAGCCGCCACCGGAGTAGAGGTCCTCTAAATTTACTAATGCACATGCGCTCActttttcaattcaattttatttccTTTGTAGGAGGAGAGAAGACAAAAAGCTGTTAACACAGCTTGACAGAGGTCCCGTCACCTATTGTATTACAGCAGGAAGAGAAATACAGCAATTACATGCCGCACATACAAAACATACTATAGAAATGGTTATATgaatgcatacatacacacaaaaaTGTGCACAAACAACATATTGATGTACATCCTGCAAAATGAATTTTCTGTGCTCCAATTACACTTACATGCCATAAAAATTTAGACAACGCATTGTTGTCTGTGCTCTGCAACTAACAGACAAAGCTCGTGTAGAGAGTTCtgcatgtttaaaaaaaaaagcagttaaTATCAAACTAAAAATTTCTGTTAAGATATCTCATTTCATCTGTGTTGTCATTCTTCAATACTATTTAACGGCTGCTTCATGACAATAAATGTCATTAGAATGTCCACTTTAATTGTTGAGGAAACAGTTTAAAACTACTGTCATGTCAGTTTTGCACAGAAATGTACTACTTGGTCTACCTTTTGTTTCATTTGCAAGTGACAAAGACGGAGTGTTAAAAGGAACATTTTATGTTTACTTACATGTAAATGGTTCTACTACTATTTATGAGCATGCTTCATATACCTGTGAGATACTATATACGGAAATCGATGAATGGTGATCCATTGGATacccagagatgtccaacacaGAAATTTGTTCTGCAGGATACCTTTACATCTTATATATACCCCATTGGATATTCAGTGTTTCTTGGCCTCCAAAAGTCGATGTAGCTTTTTAAAGGCATTTCTATTGTCCCTAAGTTTTGGAAATATGGATGTTTTTCAGCTTGATATTGAACATTGGTCAGAAATTTGATATGGAACAAGTAGGAATAGCTTGCCATGTTGTTCTCACTGTAAGCGACAACTTGAATATGTGGCTGAATGTGAAGTTGTTACTTGTGCAtatctatatttttttttgtatgtatcatttttttcttagtttgtATGAGTTGAGAAAagatattttctttctctctctctttattttttaaaGTTGAACATCGTTCTAAAGTTGCATCTGACACAACACTGTCATTATATCCCGTTATTATTGTAAGCCTGTATTGATTATGTGCTGTCATGTATTAACATGTGCATTTGAAACGTTTtagatttacttcgttatatttgATAATTCATTACATTTGTGTTTGTTTATCGAGGTTTGGCTGTATGAACATTGCCCACACTCAGCTGGAATGCTTGTTAGATGCGAAAGGTTAGTTTGTTCTTTCAAAAATATTGGCCGAAATACATATAATTTTTGGTTTGTTCCAAGTTGACTTGTAACTAGATTGCAGGCACTAAATGTGCACGTTACAGTTAACAGAAATATCGGTAACTTGTCTCTTGCACAGCGTCTTGTCTTCTGCTCTTTCAAGTACAGATTCTTGAGAGCAATACAAGCTTTCCTGGTGGCAACAAAAGCAGTGTTAAGAAGCTGCGCAGGGCTGGGATAATGTGACAGTGCTATTGCAACGCGGTTCCTTTTCGTGTTTCGTGAGTGCTTCTAGTGGCCCACATTACCACTGGAATTGGCTGGCTGTGAATGGTGCATGATAAGGAAGGAATAGAATCGAGTTAAAAGAATCCTTAAGTTATGTTGGTGCAGATTACCTGTTCAATTAGAGTGTTAATTTTCCTTTTCCGTTGCATTGCTGTTGTGCTCTCAGGAAGCAACACTGCAAGCTGTGAAAATGGGGAAACCAGCAGCCCTGACCCCGATGGCAAAGCGGGCACGGCAAGCCATGGGCCTTTCCTCTCGGCGTACAACCCCAGGTGCGGAACGTTTGCTCCGATTTTGAAGGCACAAGTAACTTTACGTGTGTTATGAACGTCGTGTAAAGCTTTGAATAGTGCAACAGGTGAGGCTAGTTGGATGTGCGATATGTTTGAACGTCCAATGCACTTGTAGGCATGGTacttaaaaaataataattgtaAACAATTTCACCCAAAGTGCACTTCGAGAAAGTGTGGCAAAGGCCCTCACCATAAGGTCTTTACACAAGGGGTAGTCACACGACAACAGCACAGCACAATACATAAAAATATGGAAAAGAAGAAATCCAAAGCAACCAAAAGCAAGTAAAATGACAGAGTGGAAAGAAAGGCAGTGCAATGAATGCAAAAATAAAGTATTTGAATACAAAAAATGCAAACAATATGAAGTAGAGTTTGCAGGTgccaaggcaaaaaaaaaagaaaagtcagtTGGTCAAATGCTTGGGAGTTTAATTTTT
This Dermacentor silvarum isolate Dsil-2018 chromosome 6, BIME_Dsil_1.4, whole genome shotgun sequence DNA region includes the following protein-coding sequences:
- the LOC119455368 gene encoding sal-like protein 3 isoform X1, which codes for MILPCDVASSHVSSSSSSTSSSLHPCAVPSLSVPSSVAPIFVSMDQHHQQQQSPEQLMAQYAAHVLRQHQQQAKPYSRRTPAAKPYSCEQCGRGFKYLHTLRFHIKTTHDSAAPAVEPRLSRLRRDAPPDHLSSQGAYAEPPTDDSREEDLSMPRPAEAGARSETDVPPEFPQDAAPAEPPPPVKKEEPPESYGPVKSESQDVPTTTSCVGSLSHMTANLSSSLAAAGLPSPSSLLGMDAWRSMKLQAEVPLASKVDVVNPLTEQQYTLYKCGICGETQPSLRGLCDHLQAHTRAVKEHHCDKCGAVFKWRSQLLVHEQVHQVIEGKAGLPPPAGLPVLSPLPEALIGEPRVSFDQALQLGALAGHFLQPGSLPNIAMSMPLAMPPTTSVAPTSTSSVPEFTSPHCAAPPPPQRGPGGGGSKGGSSCPSSSQEAGMRLPFQCSYCSKSFDRIFSLQRHERIHTGVKPCYCKACGRGFSERRNLRHHIIRFHSDVSQRDQLRRRRRAAAARSRAAAVPAGGGGANGGVAASGGGDPADDNPQGSLKLVSFLKKTAVRILNSVDQSKEEDDEDDLEDMDDLEDKADGDLDDEDDLRAGDDCGFAENGSPDGFKEDHRMDGSNPEVSDEEGASPMASEMPVALCMKDNGSPVCSIEADRKADDEEGEEDNKTIIYPLEAMPMATAPVEPAQADEKSGGDGPLSSQDLDASNEELRRPATGNRRKKGRPMRYGPAVVETSEDCGSDKGVEEGAREVKDMESETSEERVAEDEVNPYTKEEMAAWMQLGKAAGSNTASCENGETSSPDPDGKAGTASHGPFLSAYNPRMDMAERPISRDEACTPQMGPDGKFVYPCSYCYKTFSSTSDLNRHMDFHEGIRQFLCRACSYHAVTQSDLSRHEKTRQHLVRQQNACSSCGLGFNSPALLGDHALSCGAVRDLTSKVQSTTEANNNDRSFESRNGESLPAQPRPVAEDSAGHSSLGGGSRLEKSCVLLKKKLLCFEGAL
- the LOC119455368 gene encoding B-cell lymphoma/leukemia 11A-like isoform X2 — translated: MILPCDVASSHVSSSSSSTSSSLHPCAVPSLSVPSSVAPIFVSMDQHHQQQQSPEQLMAQYAAHVLRQHQQQAKPYSRRTPAAKPYSCEQCGRGFKYLHTLRFHIKTTHDSAAPAVEPRLSRLRRDAPPDHLSSQGAYAEPPTDDSREEDLSMPRPAEAGARSETDVPPEFPQDAAPAEPPPPVKKEEPPESYGPVKSESQDVPTTTSCVGSLSHMTANLSSSLAAAGLPSPSSLLGMDAWRSMKLQAEVPLASKVDVVNPLTEQQYTLYKCGICGETQPSLRGLCDHLQAHTRAVKEHHCDKCGAVFKWRSQLLVHEQVHQVIEGKAGLPPPAGLPVLSPLPEALIGEPRVSFDQALQLGALAGHFLQPGSLPNIAMSMPLAMPPTTSVAPTSTSSVPEFTSPHCAAPPPPQRGPGGGGSKGGSSCPSSSQEAGMRLPFQCSYCSKSFDRIFSLQRHERIHTGVKPCYCKACGRGFSERRNLRHHIIRFHSDVSQRDQLRRRRRAAAARSRAAAVPAGGGGANGGVAASGGGDPADDNPQGSLKLVSFLKKTAVRILNSVDQSKEEDDEDDLEDMDDLEDKADGDLDDEDDLRAGDDCGFAENGSPDGFKEDHRMDGSNPEVSDEEGASPMASEMPVALCMKDNGSPVCSIEADRKADDEEGEEDNKTIIYPLEAMPMATAPVEPAQADEKSGGDGPLSSQDLDASNEELRRPATGNRRKKGRPMRYGPAVVETSEDCGSDKGVEEGAREVKDMESETSEERVAEDEVNPYTKEEMAAWMQLGKAAGSNTASCENGETSSPDPDGKAGTASHGPFLSAYNPRMDMAERPISRDEACTPQMGPDGKFVYPCSYCYKTFSSTSDLNRHMDFHEAGNCSFKLM